The Pseudomonas sp. MM223 genome segment TACCACCACGTCAGCGATCTCGCGGTAAAGCGGGTCGCGGGCTTCCAGCAGGGCGCGCAGGGTCGCCTCGGGGTTGGCGGTGCGCAGCAGCGGGCGATTGCGATCGCGCGCGGTACGGCCAACCTGCTGTTCCACCGAAGCATGCAGGTAGATAACCCGGCCACCCCGGTGTAAAGCCTGGCGGTTGGCTTCGCGCATCACCGCGCCACCGCCGGTGGCCAGTACCACGCCGTCGAGCCCGCACAGCTCGGCAATCATCGCCTGCTCGCGGTCACGGAAACCCGGCTCGCCTTCCTTGTCGAAAATCCACGGGATGTTGGCGCCGCATCGCAGTTCGATTTCCTTGTCGGAATCCTTGAACAGCAGGCGCAGCTCTTTGGCCAATAGGCGTCCGATGGTGCTTTTACCAGCGCCCATGGGCCCCACAAGTATCAAATTTCGCACAGAATCAACGACTCACAGCAATCGCCTGGTCACTCATGATACGCGGAGTCAGGAAGACCAGCAGCCCGGATTTTTTCTCTTGTAATGCATCGCGTCGAAACAGCCGCCCAACATACGGTAGATCGCCTAAAAATGGCACCTTGTCGACCACATTGTTTTGCGAAGTCGAGTACACGCCACCGATCACGATCGTTTCGCCGTCCGCCACGCGCACCTTGGCATTGACCTCGTTCTTGCGGATCGGCGGTACGTTGTTCAAGGCATTGACGTAATCCGGCTCGTCCTTGGTCACCCTGACGGCCATGATCACCTTGTTATCCGGTGTAATTTGCGGGGTCACCTCCAGCGACAGCGAGGCTTCGCGGAAGGCCACGGAGGTGGCACCGCTCTGGCTGGTTTCCTGGTAGGGCACCTCGGTGCCTTTGAGAATCCTGGCAGTTTCCTTGTCGGCCGTGACCACCTTGGGCTGGGAGATGATCTCGCCGTTGCCGCTTTTTTCCATGGCACTGAGCTCCAGGTCGAGCAGCACATCGCCGCGCAGCAGGCCCAGGCCGACGCTGCTGCCCGCCCGCTCCACGCCGAGGTCGATGAACAGCTCCTTGCCCGGCCGCAGGTTCTCACCATACAGCGGCCCGCCCCAGCGCACGCCCAGGCTTTTCTCGTAATCGACGTTGGCCTCGACAATACGTGCCTCGATCGCCACCTGGCGCACCGGTACATCCAGCTGAGCAACCAGTTGTCGCAATTCGGCCAGACGCACGGCAGGCTGGTGCGCCACCAGGGTGTTGGTGCGCTCATCGACACCCAGGCTGCCACGAGCAGTCAGCGCGCCGTCATCCGCCAAGGTGGTCAGCAACAACTCAACCAGCTCGCCGGCCTTGGCATGGTGGACGGGTATCAATTCACGGTGTAACGGCTGCATCTGCGCTTCTGGCAGCAGGCCCACCTGGGCTTCGAGCGTTTGCGAGGCAAACGCTGTTGCAGGCGCCACCAGCAGCACATTGCCCTCCTGCTGCCGGGCCAGGCCTTTGCTGCGCAGCACCAGGTCAAGGGCCTGGTCCCAGGGCACGTCCTGCAAACGCAAGGTCACGTTGCCCTGCACGTCATCGCTGGCAACCAGGTTGACGCCCGCATAATCGGCCAGCACTTGCAGCACCGAACGCACCTCTACATCCTGGAAGTTCAGCGACAGGGGTTCACCCTGATAAGGCGTCGCCGACGCCAGCGGGATCGGCAGCAGGGCTGCCAGTACCCATTTCATCACGTTTTTCATTCTGGTTCGGGGCCTCCTTGCCCAGGCGCTTTGCAAGGGTGATGAACGCCGTGCGCTCCTGCCACACCCCCGCCATGAATAGCCGTTCGCGCACTTCGACCTGGCCTTGATCTATCCGCGCCACCACACCGTGGTTACGCCCCAACCGCTCACCTGCCCGCACGCGGTAGAGCCTGCCAGCCGCCATCAGCAGCGCCTCATGCGCCGCCCCTCGCGACAGGCTGCCGACCATTTCCAGTTGTGCCAGCGGCACGCTGGCCAACCCGGAACCAGCCATTCGTGTCGCCTCTGGTGCGAAGGGATCGACCACAGGCACTGGCGTCGCGGCCTTGGCCGGCATGTGCGCGAGCACATCAGGTGCCGGCGCAGGCACGGGGGCGTGGTAGGCATCTACACGCAGTTGCAGGCGCAAAAGCCCAGGCTGGCCCTCGACTGCGGCCAAGCTCATGTCACCGCTGTGCAGCAGGCGTGCCTGGCCCAGCCAGTCGCCCAGCCACTGACGCAAGTCCCTGTAACGCCCCATCACCTGCACCTGCAGCGGTACTTTCCAATAGCCTTCCTGCTGCTCGGCTTCGTGCACGTCGAACCGCTCGACCAGCAAGCCGTGCACATGGCCCGAAGCTGCCAGGCGGTTAAGCAGGTCGCTAATGCCCTCCCCGGCGGCCAGGTGCCAGTGGGCCTCCAGCAATCGCCGCTCGGCAAAAGCCAGAGACGCCTGCAGATGTTCCAGCTCGGCCAGCTGTGCCGCACTGGCTGCCAGCTGCTCGTTCAATGTGGCCTGCCTGGCCGCCTCCTGGGCCTGCTGCTGTAGCCCTGCTGGCAAGCGAAACGCGCAACCCAGGCCAAATACCAGCCCGGCAACCAGCACTGGCGCAATACGCCTGAAGCTTTTGGAACGCTCGGCTACCGTCAGCCAGGCGAAGACAGGTGCCGTATTCACGACCAGAACGCCGAAACACGCGCAACCAGCAGAAACTCATCGCCACTCGGCATGCTCCTGACGTGCTTGAGCGCAAGATCGCGCAAGGCACCCGACCGTTCCAGATCGCGCATGAACTGCGCGACCATGGCGCCGGAGGTGGCCAACCCGGTCATTTGCAGATGGCCGCTTTCCAAGCGGAGCTCAAGTAGCTGGACGCCAACCGGCAGCGCACCTTCGAGATCAGCGAATACATCGCCCAGAACACCCTGCTGGGCGCGCAAGTGCTCCAGCGAAGTCGAACGGTCGACGAGTACGTCATGCTGCGCACGCACATCAGCCAGCGGCTGCAGTTGCTCATCCAGTACCTCAACGGCGGCCTGGTGCTGGGCATTGGCCAGCGCCTGCTGCTGCCCGCGCTGCCGAGCCAACTGGTCGACCAGCGTCACGGCGCACAGTGCCAGAAGTGCGCCGGCAATCAGCTGGGTGCGAAAGCGCCGAAGCGCGGCCTCGCGCTGCCGCTCCCGCCAAGGCAACAGGTTAAGCCGCATCATGGGCGCAGCCCTCCAAGGGCCAGGGCGCACGCCAATAGCATCGTGCCATCAACGTGCTCCAGCCCCTTCAGGCCAGGTAAGTGCCGGCAAGGCGCATTCAGCTGTCGGCCAAGGCTTTGCAACCAGCTCGGCTCCACCGATGAGCCACTGGCAACCCACAGGCCCGCAGGCAAGTGCTGATCGACAAGCAGCGCCTGCAGGTGCTCCGACAACTGCCCCATGCCCTTCAGCCCCTGCACTTGCAGTTCACGACGCTGGTAAGGCAGGCCGGGCTGCCAGTCATAAAGAACGGCACCGCGCGCTTCGACACGCAGCAATGCTGAACCTTCGAGGCAGCCATGGGGCAGCATGCGGCACAAGGCAATGTTGTCGATTTCGACGGCCTCCAGTTGTAACCCGGCCTCCTCGACGATGGCCTCAAGTGACGCCAACGCACTTTGCCGACACGCGGCCACCATCACTTCGGCGTACCCAGGTTGCGTTCGGGATGTCCCCAAAACCTGAAAATCCAGGGCCAGGTCCTCCAACGGAAACGGAAACAGCCGCTCGGCGTCGGCCAGCAACTGCGCCTCCAGGCCTGCCCCGACCTGCTCCGCTGGCAAGTGACACCGCTTGCAGATCACCTGGCTGGCCGGTAACGCCAACGCTATCCGACGCTGCCTGAGGCCGCTGCGCAGGTAGGCTCGACGCAAGGCGGCCACCACGGCAGCGGGCTCTGCGACCCAAGCCTTGTCATCGGGCAATTCCAACGATTCTTGTGCCGATGCAAGTACCCGGCAGCGCCGGTTTCGCCGCTGAAGTTGCACCACGCGAACAGCGTCAGGGGCAATTTCTACCCCCACGAGTGAACTGGCATCCTTGCCAAAGCGTCCTAACATGCGGCTTCCTTGCTGCCTGTGGCAGCGGTCGGTCGCAACCCCGCGTCAACACTAGGCCCGGCCTGCCCATCGAGGCGACGGGCAGCCTGGCCGGTAACCCGGAGAGGCGAAAAAATGCTTATAATGCCCAGCGCTTTCTGGTCCGCCGGGCCTGCGTGCAACCCACTCTCAACCTGGACACCAAAAAGCCTTGATACGTCTGCTGAAGTTCTTCTGGTGGTCTTCCGTCGCAGTCATTTGCGCGCTCGTACTCGGTGTGAGCGGTGCGTTTCTGTATCTTAGCCCCAGCCTGCCCTCGGTCGAGTCCCTCAGAAGCATCCAGTTGCAGATCCCCCTCAGGGTGTACAGCAGCGACGGCAAACTGATTGCCGAATTCGGCGAAATGCGCCGCTCGCCGATCCGTTTCGCGGAAATTCCGCCACAGTTCATTCAGGCGCTTCTGTCAGCCGAGGACGACAATTTCCTCAATCACTACGGTGTCGACCCCAGCAGCCTGATGCGCGCAGCGACCCAGCTGGTGAAAACCGGGCATATCCAGACCGGCGGTAGCACCATCACCATGCAGGTGGCGAAGAACTTCTTCCTCACCAGCGAACGCAGCTTCTCGCGCAAGACCAATGAGATCCTGCTGGCCCTGCAGATCGAGCGCGAGCTGACCAAGGACGAAATCCTTGAGCTGTACGTGAACAAGATTTACCTGGGCAACCGCGCCTACGGCATCGATGCCGCCGCGCAGGTGTACTACGGCAAATCGATCCGCGACGTGAGCCTGGCGCAGATGGCGATGATCGCCGGCCTGCCCAAGGCACCGTCACGCTTCAACCCGCTGGCCAACCCGGTGCGCGCCAAGGAGCGCCGCGACTGGATCCTCGGCCGCATGTACAAGCTGGGCAAGATCGACCAGGCCAGCTACCAGGCAGCCTTGGCCGAACCGCTCAATGCCAGCTACCACGTGCCGACACCTGAGGTGAATGCGCCTTACATCGCCGAGATGGCCCGTGCCGAAATGGTCGGCAGCTACGGTAGCGACGCCTACACCGAAGGCTTCCGCGTCACTACCACGGTGCCAAGCGACATGCAGGACATGGCCAACAAGGCCATCCTCAAAGGCTTGTCCGATTACGACGAGCGCCACGGCTACCGTGGCCCCGAAGCACGCTTCCCCGGCCGCACCCAGGCAGCCTGGCTGCAGGAACTGGGCAAGCAGCGCATCCTTGGCGGCCTGGAGCCAGCCATCGTCACCCATGTCGACAAAGCCGGCCTCCAGGTACTGACCCGCGACGGCCAGCAAGCCGAAGTCGCCTGGGACACCATGAAATGGGCGCGCCCATTCATCAACAGTAACGCTCAGGGCCGCTCACCGCAGTCGCCGGCCGACGTGGCACAGGTCGGTGATCTGGTGCGCCTGCAGCGCCTGGAAGATGGCAAGTTCAAGTTCAGCCAGGTGCCGGGTGCGCAAAGCGCCCTGGTTACCCTCGACCCTTACAACGGTGCCATCCGTGCGCTGGTTGGCGGCTTCTCGTTCGAGCAGAGCAACTACAACCGCGCCATGCAGGCCAAGCGCCAGCCGGGTTCGAGCTTCAAGCCGTTCATCTACAGTGCCGCACTGGACAGCGGCTACACCGCATCCACCCTGGTCAACGATGCGCCGATCGTGTTCG includes the following:
- the mrcA gene encoding Penicillin-binding protein 1A (*Name mrcA), with product MIRLLKFFWWSSVAVICALVLGVSGAFLYLSPSLPSVESLRSIQLQIPLRVYSSDGKLIAEFGEMRRSPIRFAEIPPQFIQALLSAEDDNFLNHYGVDPSSLMRAATQLVKTGHIQTGGSTITMQVAKNFFLTSERSFSRKTNEILLALQIERELTKDEILELYVNKIYLGNRAYGIDAAAQVYYGKSIRDVSLAQMAMIAGLPKAPSRFNPLANPVRAKERRDWILGRMYKLGKIDQASYQAALAEPLNASYHVPTPEVNAPYIAEMARAEMVGSYGSDAYTEGFRVTTTVPSDMQDMANKAILKGLSDYDERHGYRGPEARFPGRTQAAWLQELGKQRILGGLEPAIVTHVDKAGLQVLTRDGQQAEVAWDTMKWARPFINSNAQGRSPQSPADVAQVGDLVRLQRLEDGKFKFSQVPGAQSALVTLDPYNGAIRALVGGFSFEQSNYNRAMQAKRQPGSSFKPFIYSAALDSGYTASTLVNDAPIVFVDESVDKVWRPKNDTNTFLGPIRMREALYKSRNLVSIRLLQAMGVDRTIDYIAKFGFNKQDLPRNLSLALGTATLTPMEIATGWSTFANGGYKITPYLIDRIESRSGETLFTANPPRVPQGAEDQAGLAAPEQPISTAAMPGEAPSAFNPVAAAPQAPAVAEQIIDGRTTYILTSMLQDVIKRGTGRRALALGRTDLAGKTGTTNESKDAWFSGYNADYVTTVWVGFDQPETLGRREYGGTAALPIWMSFMGAALKDKPNHAPAEPEGILSLRVDPISGRAASPSTPNAYFELFKAEDSPPSVDELGNGAAPGSPLPADEAAPMDLF
- the pilQ gene encoding Type IV pilus biogenesis and competence protein PilQ (*Name pilQ) yields the protein MLQVLADYAGVNLVASDDVQGNVTLRLQDVPWDQALDLVLRSKGLARQQEGNVLLVAPATAFASQTLEAQVGLLPEAQMQPLHRELIPVHHAKAGELVELLLTTLADDGALTARGSLGVDERTNTLVAHQPAVRLAELRQLVAQLDVPVRQVAIEARIVEANVDYEKSLGVRWGGPLYGENLRPGKELFIDLGVERAGSSVGLGLLRGDVLLDLELSAMEKSGNGEIISQPKVVTADKETARILKGTEVPYQETSQSGATSVAFREASLSLEVTPQITPDNKVIMAVRVTKDEPDYVNALNNVPPIRKNEVNAKVRVADGETIVIGGVYSTSQNNVVDKVPFLGDLPYVGRLFRRDALQEKKSGLLVFLTPRIMSDQAIAVSR
- the aroK gene encoding Shikimate kinase 1 (*Name aroK); its protein translation is MGAGKSTIGRLLAKELRLLFKDSDKEIELRCGANIPWIFDKEGEPGFRDREQAMIAELCGLDGVVLATGGGAVMREANRQALHRGGRVIYLHASVEQQVGRTARDRNRPLLRTANPEATLRALLEARDPLYREIADVVVETDERPPRMVVIDILERLQQLPPR